Below is a window of Narcine bancroftii isolate sNarBan1 chromosome 13, sNarBan1.hap1, whole genome shotgun sequence DNA.
TGCTGCAGTGCAGTCACAATATCACATTCAACCTATTGGCGGTGGGAGGTCAGGAGTGGAAGGGTGAAAACTAAACAAACATCCTGTTTTCATCAATAATTACACGGTAACCTTGACAAAGGAACTGACGGTAGGTCACTCGCCTTTCTCGCTTCCCCTCCCACGAAAAATTGTGAAATATTGGCTGACAGGAGCAGACCAACTCCCATTTCATCAATCAGCACATGACCATTTAGTAAATGGGTTGTTGCATAACTTCACTCACTGTTCGGTCTTGCTGCATCAGGACAACTTACTTTATCCTGCCAACCACATATTAATTTTCAGCGATGAATCTGTCACTGCCCATCCTTTTCCTTTGGAAATCTAATTAATTATTGCAACACTGTTGCTTGATTTATGTCAAGGTGACTTCAAccaaaagggaataaaatgtcttaGCCACTGACGGTCCCAAATTTAGGTCTGTGTCCCAGTTTAAAAATGGATCTGGGCTTTCTAAGAACAGTTGTCACCTGATAGAATACATCAAATGACAGAATTGCTAGAATAGCTGCAGGTCATGTTTCAGAGCTAAAAATGcaaaaacagtggagaacctgaaACACCGAATGTGTTtaaagaaaaaagtaaaattaattgaGGAAATACGCCTTGGCAACAACAGGTTGCCCGCTCCTGCTCAAACCTTTCATCTGCATGgccaaacaacaattcattagtcatttatcccaattaatttgaCAGCGACGGAAATTCATTAAACGATGCTGCCCATCAACAGCTCCCCCTTTTTTGGCGACTGAAAGCATACCGGACTCACCCACCCACCAAGTCACACGGCTGCcatttggtggtggggggggggggggggacgggacgGAGAACCTGGCCGCTCTCCAGTCCTTGCAGCGACCCAACAAAGAAGCCACATCACCAAATCTAAACGGGGCCAGACGCAACAAGCCCCAGTGTCATTTACCAAGCTGCAACCAAAAGAAAAAACAATCCACACACACATTTGGCCCAAACCACTTGGAGCATGAAATCTTGACACTTGGAGAGAGTTACCTCCAGCAGGTCCAGGATGCAAACTTGGACAGACTTTTTTTTGAATTACAAGAACCCACAATGCAAAGTGCATTAATTATAATTTAGTAGATGGGGGTGAGCAATAGTGTTCATTTCAATTATTATCTTGCCTGGGGTCTCTTGGCTGGTGACACCACCAACCAGGGGCCGCCATCTTGAATTTCAAGATGGCGGCGCTCCATCCCCTCCCCCGCCTCCGCAACAATAGACGGTAAACGAAGGCAGCAGCCGCCCTCCTTCCGCCTCCActcggtccccccccccccccactggcttGACCTCGGCACTCGACCCGGACTGGAGTCAAGGAGCAGGGACGGGGAGCCGTTTCCCTTCAGTCTCCCGCCCGCCCGGGTTCCCCGCGCCCTTACTTGCAGCTCGGCTTTTTCCGCCTCCCAGCGCGCCTTCTCCATCTCGAAGCGCGCCCACTCGTGCTGGATGAAGTGCAGGATCCCCGGCACGGTGTAGGCGTCGGGCTCGCCGGGGTGGTCCGCGGCGATTTTCTCCAGAGCCGGAGCCATGGCGGCGGCCTGCCCCTCCATTCTGCTGCCGCCCCCCCCACCGCCGCCTCCTGCCAGAGAGGAGgccgcggcggcggcggcggcggcgcaTGCGCCCGCGCATGCGCAGTGGCGAAAGGGGCAGGCCGCCTGCTGAAGAGTGGGCCCTCCAAGCAAGAGAGGGcctgggtgtggggtgggggggggggggaggggcgctgcctgcaggaaaaaaggttTTAAAGAGGAGCAAATAATTGGGCAACAGCCATCAGGTTGGTTGCTTATTGTTACAGGCATTAGGACCAAGGAATGGAGGCACTTCACTcgctgcagtcaaacaggtatGGCATCAAGACCAGTGGACTGAGGGGACAGGGGGAAAATAAGGGTTAAAGGGATGGAACACAAGTGGCATCAAGACCAGTGGACTGAGGGGATAGGGGGAAAATAAGGGTTAAAGGGATGGAACACAAGTGGCATCAAGACCAGTGGACTGAGGTGACAGGGGGAAAATAAGGGTTAAAGGGACGGAACACAAGTGGCATCCAGACCAGTGGACTGAGGGGACAGGGGGAAAATAAGGGTTAAAGGGATGGAACACAAGTGGCATCAAGACCAGTGGACTGAGGGGACAGGGGGAAAATAAGGGTTAAAGGGATGGAACACAAGTGGCATCCAGACCAGTGGACTGAGGTGACAGGGGGAAAATAAGGGTTAAAGGGATGGAACACAAGTGGCATCAAGACCAGTGGACTGAGGGGACAGGGGGAAAATAAGGGTTAAAGGGATGGAACACAAGTGGCATCCAGACCAGTGGACTGAGGTGACAGGGGGAAAATAAGGGTTAAAGGGACGGAACACAAGTGGCATCGAGACCAGTGGACTGAGGGGACAGGGGGAAAATAAGGGTTAAAGGGACGGAACACAAGTGGCATCCAGACCAGTGGACTGAGGGGACAGGGGAAAAATAAGGGTTAATGGGACAGAACACGAGTGGCATTAAGACCAGTGGATTGAggtgacagagagaaaaaaaaaccgaaGGGCTACATGCACATCACAGGAACGTTCACacggagaaatggatcggaggtcagtcCGTGGGACCGCAAGGACACTGGTGATTCCCTCCCATCGACGTGAACAGCAGGAGTCAAtgtcggggaggggaggggggaaaaaaatcttccaatCTGCCCACCTCATCTTTCAGCTGATCCCCTGTTGGAAGAGGAGTTACAGGAGGATAACCGCCAGCcaagctgaggagcagcttcttcccgcgggcacgtagaacactgaacggccaaaggaactgGTCGCACATAACCATTCAaggctctcatatttatgaaactttatttatttgtagagatgaaatacttgtcctgtagaTGTATTGTtacgtctagttgtgtgtctgtgtgctttgcactgagggctgtttcattgggttgtgttTTCtgcaatcacatgacaataaagttgacttgaagtCAAATTCAGTTCATTAAAacgcacacaaaaatgctggaggaacacagccggtctcgcagcctcCAAAGGAAGTAAAGCTATATTAccggcatttcaggcctgagcccttcttcaaggaataaccaAAGAGCAGGAAGCTGTAAGAATAAAGAGACTGAATCCTGGCCTGGGCAGGAGTCCAGTCCAACAGAAGatattaattggacatgataagaggagaggtgagaactgatttttggctctgaaaggagacTGGGAAAATAGAAGAGGGAGAGAGCTGTAagaaaggcaacagggggaagaagatgggtgatggtttaacggaaactggagaagttgaagtTAACGCCATACAGacgatgagatgttgttcctcaaatttgcaggtgttctcattctggcagtgcataagatcATAAGTGCATAagaaatacaacccaatgaaacagtattctccagtcctccGTGCAGAACACGCAGATACACAACTAGACTTAACACATATACAAACAATACACACGCAGGACACCTATTCctatgtataaataaatattgtttcattaataggagagtctcggagggtcaatgtgagcagtttctttgggtattcagcgttctcactgcccgtaggaagaagttggtgctggctctaatattcctgtgtctctttcctgacaggaacagctgaaagatgctgtatgtggaGTGAAAGGAGTCCTTAGTGATTTTGCGCAAATATTGCAGATTTGATGACAAACGTATCACCAAGGGACTGCTGCAGTGTTAGAGGTGCTATTTAGTGGAAGAGACCTCACCACTGAATGGAAAAGAATTGGCGAGTACTATTTCAAAGACAAAAAGAATTCTCCTGATGTCCTAAATGATATTTGATGGTCAAATTGCAAAAATGAATGTATGGATGCAAAAATCGGTTGCCACATTTTGTATATTGTAGTCGTGGAGTTGCTATTGTAATAGTTGTGTATGTAGCTCATTGAGCTCACAATTCCATTGGTTGAGGTTCACACCTGACCTCTGGCGTGGTCAGTGTAGAGATTTCAGATTCTTCCTGTGACTGAGCATGATTATGTGTAAACTAGTCTCAATTCCTTCTTCTCATTGTGTGTAGTAAATGGCATAGTATGACTCGGTGTAGAAATTAATTAGTTTCTCTTTAATCAATCCAGGTTTCATGGTCATTTGTGTATATCCCATAATACACAGAAATCACCAACAAAGCTTCACATCCTGAACAGATGTTAAGACAGAAACATTTAAACTAACAAAAGAACAGTCTCTCCATAATTTCAGGTAAACTGCTTTCTCGATTGTTTCTTCAAAAAACAACCTCAAGGTGTCCTCTCAGTCTCGATTCTGTCTGTGCTAAAACAGGGCAATTGTCAGAATGCTACAATCCCTGAACTAAATTCAGGGCACGCAATCCTGAGCATTACTTCTTTGCTCATTTTGAGACGTGTACAGGTAAATGAATGGTTGAATATTCTGCCAAAGCTCCTTGAATGGGGACTTCAGTAGGGTACCAGAGAGCAGACGTCTCCAAGTCAGTTGTTCAGCAGATTGGTCGGAaaagatttccaacaatgaagcgtttaggatttttttttaggaatcagaatttattgacatgaacatgtcatgaaattcatcattttgtggcagcgttacagggcaaatattgcaataaattcattttctttttaaaaatggtgaAAAAATAAGAGAACCCAGGTCGTGTCTGCagtccattgtccattcagaaatctgatggcagagagaaaTGAAGGTATTCTTGTGCCACTGGATGCTACTTTCGGTTTGCAGAACATGTGTGGAAAGAAATCGTTAAAAAAAACTTGGATGAGAAAATGTAACTCTGCTCTCTTCTTTCTCAATCAGTGTTCCATTCCATCAATTATTTACTGCTCACAGATGTCATGAAATCATGTCACTGTTCTGCTGCCGTTCAACAAGTGTCCTGGCAAGCGTTTATCCCTCAGTGAGCCTCACCCTTAACATCACTTCATAAGGAACTAGCCAATTTAACCTCGTGTCTATTCCACTGTTTAGAGAGATATGTAGCCATGTACCCAAGTTTTCTCTGTCAATATTTCTCGCCAATTAAATATTATCCACCTTGCACTTGAAATAGCAATCTCTGCATCAGCaatagaggtttttttttaaccatcctTTACTGTAGAacagtttcacacacacacacacacacacacacacacacacacacacacacacacacacacacacacacacacacacagtcggtCAAGGTCGAAGAGCTGACCAAACAAAAAAATAAGTCTGTTTATAGTCACTTCCTGCctctgacgacaggagtgacaTCAATGCAGTGCCGGCCTCTGACTGGCCTGTGTTCCTGCTGTGCGGTAGGTCACGCGGGATGATGATCGTTGGTCCCCGCAGGACCCTTGTTATCGCCGCGTTCgccggccattttgtgagccgggTCACGACTCGGTTCGCGGGCCACTACACTATCATGTTTCAATAAGACACCAGTCTGATCTCATGTTGCTCTCTCACAATAGAACATGTATTCGTCTTGAATCTTTAATTTCATAAAACGTCCCTGGACACTTCATGGGACAAAATTAACCCTAAGTCACATTAAGACAAATGACAAAGTTTGTGTTTTAAGTAGGGTTAAGAGATGAAAAAATTTACTGAGAAATCCAAGAACACTGGGCCTTGCCAACTGAAGTCATAACCACCAATGGTGGAGTAATGGAAATTATGATATACAAAAGAATCATATTTGAATCTCAGAAAATTGAGAAGATGAAGGAAGATACAGAGAGGGCACAATCTAATACAATATTTTTGGGTAACTTCGACATAATAAAAAATATTATCTTAAAAATGAGTATTGCAGAAGGTAACCTGAAAGTGTTGTTCTTAGTCATGGCTGAGAATTGGCAAACAAACATTTGAGTCAAAACGAGTATTCCCGCAACACTCCACAACCTGGTCCCCCAGACAGGCAGCTAGTTGAAATCCATTCTGATGATTTGGCTTCTGTATTTTGACTGCGACATAAACCCATCTACCTCAGGTGCAGGGGAAAGTTTCATGATACCATAAAAAGGGAGTGCTCTctatcaacatttaaaaaaaggattatgTCATTTTACGTAACTGCAGATTGCAGTGACgtcacactggacaacaattttttttcaatcgttttgcttcctgaaaaacaaattAGGGATTTTGATAGACAACTTTAAGCTGAACACAGAGATGATTTCATATTTTCTGTATCAgagagaaagttggagaaacattaaattaacttttattgaatttagcataatgacgctgacacgttgCATTGGTTTaaccgacctaaaaatgttttgctggtgATTttggtttgtactcagcatctgatgcctctcatgtcaatgtccaacaatagtcggccggcactgatggattccagtggccctgatactgcttttccatggtcgcaatgtcctggtgaaacctttcaccgtggttggcactgacggcaccaagatcggCAGGGAAGACGTCAAAGTGAGAAtgcaaaaaatattttcaatggcACACTGAACTTCCTGGTTTTGTGGGCTTGAggtcgacttaaaatatgacaggaaatagattacattttaaaaatgctacgtgataggaaacttttatggtaattttcgtGATCAGAAGCCCAAATccataaatacacccaaaagtattcaggaagcaaaatctttgatgTCCATTGTTATTGACTGCCTGGTTTTTCTACTGTAACAGCTACACTTCATAATGCCCTGGGGCTGTGACAGGTGCTACATTCATACATACTCCTTCCTTTGGTGCTTGGTTATAGACAGTGAAACAGTTTTCATCTGACCATATTATTTGCCAAGACATTTTACTTTTGTCTAAGTCCTTGTTATTTTGTGTCAGTTAACAGCTTGGCATTTCTACTGTTGAAATTGTCTAATCTCATTCTTTACATGATGGTTTCAATAACGAGAATCTACACACAGAACAGTACTTATagggaacataagaaataggaactggagtcggccattcggcccattgagcctgctctgccattctatgtgatcatggctgatctgatgatcggctcatctccacctacctgccctttccccatattccttaattcccgtactatgtaaaaaatctatccaactttgtcttaagtatatttactgaggtcacctccactgctttaatgggctgcaaattccatagattcaccacttttggaaaagcagttccacttcatctctgtcctacCCTGGATcttaaggctatgtcccctagtttccCACTCTAATAGAAACGACTTACCTAGCTTGATCTTATCTATGACtttcagaattttaaatgttcctataaaatcccctttcattcttctaaattccagcaaaatTGTATTCATGAACGAAACAACCTACAAATGTTGATGAAATAAGTCATCAGAATATTTTTGTGTGTCTTGAAGGGATAAATATTCACCTAGATGTCAGGATGTTTGGGTGACACAGCTAGTTTAGGGGTTAGTGTAACActtatagtgccagcgattgggacctgggttcaaacctgcgctgtctgtaaggagtttgtccgttctccccgtgtctgcttgggttttcaccaggggctcTAGTTCCCTTCAAAATGTCCTGGGGTTTTTAGgcgaattgggtgtaattaggtggcatgggctcatgggccaaaagggcctgtaactatgTTGCATGTCTTAAAAAGAAAGAACTTTCCTATTCCTCCTAATGAGCACCTGAGAGGAGGGACTGGACCTAATCAGACTTTAATAGTTCCCCAGTGGACTGGGAAATACCTTTTCCTCAGTCAGTACTCAAAGGTGATTCAGCCATTGTTGGgtcaagagtaacaacctggatTTTTGCTTCAAAGTAGTGAATTTCTAACTCTCGCTCTCAAACAATCGTTGGAATCCACAGCCTTTAATAAATAGAGGATCTTATCACATCTTGGtacaaataaaattgatgacaGCTCTCAGAAGATATGCCCTATAACAGAAATCCACGCGAATTTGCAGTAATTTGCGAGGAGTAAAATACGAAACTGCAGACGCTGCGATTGAAGTCAAAggacaaggctggagaaactcggccggTCACACAGTGAActctatacagcaaagataaaaatgcttaaagaacattttgggcttgagcccttcatcaaggtatgagcaaaatgtgggcaggcgcctgaacaaaatggggagggggggaacaacaggaggaggagcacagtcccacaggcaggagtaaTAGGTAGGTAAGGGATGGAGGGCAGACCAGCAAACTGGGGGGATATGGCtctgtgtgaatggagagggatgggatggagagctggaggaaggaaacagagggatgggtaagggctagcagaaaccggagaagccgatgtcaatgccatccgaTTAGAGTGTGCCTCGGTGGAACATTGACTTGCGACCTATGCAACTTACATCCAACCGCACATATGAccgaaaatttgtttaaaaatttaaagaaaatatataaaattttcaggtttatgttgcatttgacaaactataacagggatacaaggcatgtaagagccaaaaaatgcatatttaccttgttagtcagggtCCATAGACttggtgcggccatcttgattccattgcgcatgcacgagtcttcggttggtgcatgcgcggttcacgtattggagctcggttggcgcatgtgcgagagttaagggTGCAAACTCAATATTATTAGGGCacttaactctcgtgcatgtgccaaccgaacttcAATATGTCAATCCACCGCGCATAtgccaaccaaagactcgtgCATGCACAGAGGAGTCAAGATGACCATCCCAGCCTATAGACCCCAAAAAGGTAAGTACGCAATGCCGACATAcgtccattccgagatacgaCCGATCCCCTCGGTCTGAATTGCAGTCGTAAGTCTGTATTGCTCCTCCAGCAGTTGAAGGAGGGGTTTAAGGAAGGAGTGAGGCTCCACAGTTTGAAATTACAGGAAAGCAACAGCAGGACAATAGTTCAATGTCCCCTGCCCTTTTCTTTGTACAGAAGCAGAGAGCAGGATCAGGAGTGACATGCTCAGAGAAATAGTGGTAGAAATTTCAGGAGACCCAATGCCTGCAAAGGAATGAAAGATGCAGCAAGAGGGAGACTAGAAAACTTGTACACACCCTTTCTGGGGGTCTTCATCAAGCCACAGAGATTTATTCCATGTTCTTCATAAAAGTTTCCTTTTGTCTTTAGATCCATCAAGACAATAGACTGGTGAAGAATTGGTTACTAATATGGCCAAGAATCAGAATCCTAATATAGCTGTTCATTGTTATGAGGTCAAAAGACAACAGCAAAGTATTTAAGAAAAGCTGCTATTTAAGAAAAACACTTCCAAAATCACAGCAAGCCCAATGCGGATTAGTTTATGCCAGGTGCTGCTGACTGGGGCAATACTGATTAACCTGGTGGTTCTTTACTATGTCTCCAGAACCCAACAGCAACTGCTCAAGCAcaaagagcctggaaaaacagCCTCTCAGGGGCTGTCAGTTTCACAAGCCACTGGCGTCACTGTGTTGATACGGGAGTTTGAAGACTTTGAGAACTGGGTAATAGGCGTTGTGCAGTCCTTCATGAAGGAAAGGCCAGATCAACCCATTGTGGTGGTGGCTGACAAACTACCCTACCCACCATTAGACCTTCCCAGTAAGCAGAATATTCAGGTGGTCCTGTTGAAAGCATCTCCTGTTCAGCCACAGTATGCCACTAGACCTGAATTCTACATCAAAACGGAGTACACCCTTCTGGTGCCAGATGGGGTGCAGATGGACTCCGCTCAGCAAGTTAACCGcctcattcaggaatttgaggtCAACAAAGATAAAGTTCGAATAGTCGCAGCCCCTGTTCAGCCTTATGGAATGTTTCAGTGTCTGAACTTGCGGGTTAACCTGAAGGAATGGAGTGCAGTTTACAGCCTCTCTGCTGGTCGGATTTGTGATGCCATCGGCGGAGACACTGTGGTTCTTCTTCGGACCGAAGACTTGTTCAACCTCTCTCAGCCTATGCTGAGACCACTCCTGACCTCCCTCTTCATTCAGTCTTCGTTACATGGCTGGAAGGTGAAGACAGCAGAAAATGTTGTTTTCTCCTCGTATCACCGCTCCCTGTACATGTCAGCCCACAACCAATGGAAGGCCGACAACCAAGTGAAAGCAAGGTTGGCCCACCTCTTCAAAGACTTTGGCATAAAACGTGT
It encodes the following:
- the fkrp gene encoding ribitol 5-phosphate transferase FKRP, with the protein product MRISLCQVLLTGAILINLVVLYYVSRTQQQLLKHKEPGKTASQGLSVSQATGVTVLIREFEDFENWVIGVVQSFMKERPDQPIVVVADKLPYPPLDLPSKQNIQVVLLKASPVQPQYATRPEFYIKTEYTLLVPDGVQMDSAQQVNRLIQEFEVNKDKVRIVAAPVQPYGMFQCLNLRVNLKEWSAVYSLSAGRICDAIGGDTVVLLRTEDLFNLSQPMLRPLLTSLFIQSSLHGWKVKTAENVVFSSYHRSLYMSAHNQWKADNQVKARLAHLFKDFGIKRVVQADGKEQWYGCNKDTPRCFGTVHDDTPEYLYQNKWTPPCCLKALRETAKYVIKILESSGVRYWLEGGTLLGAVRQQDIIPWDYDVDLGIYLEDVEKCELLRSLDAGSVVDENGYVWEKAVEGEFYRVQYSESNHLHVDLWPFYATEGIMTKNTWLDHKQDVEFPEHFLKPLVPMQFAGMTAYAPNNHRRFLELKFGEGVIENPQYPNPAKKRLEMVD